The Halomonas binhaiensis nucleotide sequence GGCCTTTTCCTGTAGCTTTACGATACCCACAAGACCACGAACCTTATATAAATCACCTTTCAGCTCGTGAGACTCGTCAATCGCCATCCGGATAACACAATCAAAGCCATCAATTGCACACAGGTCCTGCTGGATGATATCAAGTGACAGTATATTTCCATCGGCCACTTCCAGCTCGCCACCTTCTGCCAGCGTCTTGGCGAATACGCTGCCAGGGTAAGTCTCAATAAGCTCTTTCAATACTTGCCTGGCTTCGATCAGCTTTTCCTTCGCGTCATTGCCATCGAGAGTTCCTGCACTGGTATAAGCCGTTGCTGCTTTTTCAAGCAAACCCGCCTCATCAGCCACAACCGAAAAAGGCACTATCAAAACAGCACCCAGCACTAAAACTCGTAGAAACTTCCCTGCGAAATTAATCATAGGCATCCTTTAAAACAAGCCATATGCAATAATTTTCTCGACCATGTCACCAACAGGTCTCGAAGTATTGGTTATTGTGACGACACCTTCACTGGGCTACACGGCAAGCCAAATAATGTCATGAAAGCCTCGGAACAAGTTTTCCTCGCCACTGAATAATCTCTTCCTCGGCACCAAGTTCAGACGAATATCTGTGCTCACGCATGAAGTTATTGATCCGACTTATTCTTCATTCACGAGCCATGGCATTGCCAAAGCCGTCACAGTCAACTGTGAATAGTCTTGAACGAGACAGCAACGACACTTACAGAGGTTATTGACCACAGGCAGGAAAACACAACTACCCCAGCTCCACCTCTTCCCCCCTCTGAGTGGCTTCATCAAGGCGAATGATGGTATGGGCATTGGTCGCGCTAGTGGCAAGGGTGTCAATCACGCCGGTGCGCAAGGCACCGAGAATACCCACTGCCTTGGTGTGCTCGCTGGCAATGGCGACCACGTCGGGAATGCGGGTCAGGTCCTGGATATTAAGGCCGATGACGCGCCCCTGCATCGGAGTCACGGAGGGACGACCATGGATGTCGATGAAGTCATAGCCCATCATGTCGCCGACCGTGCCTGACAAACGCGCCTCGGCGATTTCCTGAGGCGTGAACCAGCCCATGCGCACCATATTGCTGTTCTCGCTGACATCGCCCACGCCGATCAGGGCAATATCAGCCCGGCGTGCACGATCCAGAGTCTGGCGCACAGTAGAATTCTCATACAACGCATCACGCAGCTCGCTGTTCTGCACCAGGGCCGGTGCATACAGTGTTTCGCTCTCACAGACGCAGCGCCGACCGCCGATGGCACAGACGCAGGGTGATCAGCACCGCACCCAAGCCGCCATTGCCCATCATGCAGATGACCAGGCTCCTGACGCTGTTCCCCACTGCCACGAGTGCACGCTTGAGCAGACGTGGATAGAGTCACGTACAAAGCGATATCGGCGGAGTCCTGACGCTCATTCATGTTGTGTTCCCGACCTGGCTTTCAGCGCGTCACCTTAGCATAACCTGAGCGGATACCTCTCAGTCTGAAAAAACCTGTCTGAAAACTCAGTCAGAAAGCTCAGTCTGAAAAACCTGCCTGACTAAATCCCACCCGACTAATCCAGCCCGATGACTCGATGAAATGCCGGCAATGCTTTGAAGCACACCCTGAAGTAACACTCACGAGCAGCGCTGAATCACCGGCACCAGCGCCGTGACAATCAACGCCAGTGATGTAGCACCTGCATCTGGCGTGCCGAGGCTCTTTTCCGCCAGGGGCCGAGCACGCCCTACCCTGGGCAGCAGTTCCGCAGTCGCCTGGGCCGCTTCTTCCGCCCGCTGAGCCGCTCGCTCCCAGGTCACCGCGACACCATCAGCAGCATGTTCCGCCACGGCCTCGGCAAAAGGCACCAGCACGTCTACCAGTGTCTTGTCTCCGGGCACCGCCTTGCCGAAGCTCATGACGTTATCACTGGCAGCAGACACCCCTCGCACCAGGCGATCGACATTGAGCGGAAGGTCATTACCCAAGGCCTCACCGATGGAAGACAGAATGACACCCCAGATCGCACCGGAAGTTCCGCCTGCCCGATCAGCCCAGCGCTCAGCAGCAAACGACAGCACCGTTTGCGCACCAGCGCCTTCTGCCAGGGCCTCTCGGGCCGCCTCGAGACATGCCTTGCTGCCTCGCTGCATACCGATGCCATGATCGCCATCACCCGCTATGGAGTCGATGCGCCCCAGCTCTTCCGCATGCGCATCGACAGTGGCCACCAGCGTTTCCAGGGCAGATACCACGCCTTTGGCCAACTGCCTGGATGCCTCGCTGGCAGGCGGTATTTCCTGTCGCTCCATCGCTTCCAGTTCGGCAGGATCCAGCGCCTCAGCCGCCGCCACACTGCCCTTGCGATAGGCCGGAGTGTCGGCAGGCGCTTTCCATCGTTGTTCCATCTCATCATCCAGCCAGAACAGGGTCAACGACACACCGGCCATATCGAGACTGGTGACCATTTCCCCTACCTCTGGCTCGATGATGGTCAGGCCCGCCTCATGCAGCAATTCATCGACACGCCGATAGACGACAAACAGTTCTTCATACTTGACCGTACCAAGCCCATTGAGGATGGGAACCACCCGAGCACCCTCACGCTCGATGCCTGCCGGCACCTCCTCAAGCAGGCGCGACACCAGGGCCTCGGCAAGACCATCCGCCGTGGGAATATCCTGCTCGCTGACACCAGGCTCACCATGAATCCCCAGTCCGATGGCCATCCTGCCCGTTGGCACATGGAATAGCGCGTCTTCCGCCCCTGGCAACGTACACCCATCGAATGCCACACCGAAGGAGCGCGTCCGGCGATTGGCTTCCTCGGCCACTGCCACTACTTGCTCAAGCGAGGCACCAGCCTCTGCTGCTGCTGCAGCGGCCTTGAACACCGTCAGATCACCTGCGATCCCCCGACGCTTGTCGAACTCTTCCAGTGATGCACTGGCCACATCGTCTGTAATAGTGACGATTTCGCAGGGAATGCCTTCTGCAATCAAACGTTCTCGCGCCTGGCCGAAGTGCAATACATCACCGGCATAATTGCCGAAGGTCAGCAGCACACCACCGCCGTTATCAGCAGCCTTGGCCACGGAATAGACCTGCTGGGCCGAGGGTGATGCAAACAGGTTGCCCATGGCCGCTCCGTGAGCCAGCCCCTGCCCGACAAGGCCGGCAAAAGCCGGATAATGGCCACTGCCACCGCCAATGACGACAGCCACACTACCCGGTTTGCTACGCGTGCTGCGCACGACGCCGCCGTACACCGCCATCAGCTTGTCGCGATGAGCGGCCACCAGCCCCAGGCGGGCCTGTTCAGGAAAATCACTGGGATCGTTGTACAGAATGGTCATGGGATATTCCCCCT carries:
- a CDS encoding sugar-binding domain-containing protein, producing the protein MQNSELRDALYENSTVRQTLDRARRADIALIGVGDVSENSNMVRMGWFTPQEIAEARLSGTVGDMMGYDFIDIHGRPSVTPMQGRVIGLNIQDLTRIPDVVAIASEHTKAVGILGALRTGVIDTLATSATNAHTIIRLDEATQRGEEVELG
- a CDS encoding dihydroxyacetone kinase family protein, with amino-acid sequence MTILYNDPSDFPEQARLGLVAAHRDKLMAVYGGVVRSTRSKPGSVAVVIGGGSGHYPAFAGLVGQGLAHGAAMGNLFASPSAQQVYSVAKAADNGGGVLLTFGNYAGDVLHFGQARERLIAEGIPCEIVTITDDVASASLEEFDKRRGIAGDLTVFKAAAAAAEAGASLEQVVAVAEEANRRTRSFGVAFDGCTLPGAEDALFHVPTGRMAIGLGIHGEPGVSEQDIPTADGLAEALVSRLLEEVPAGIEREGARVVPILNGLGTVKYEELFVVYRRVDELLHEAGLTIIEPEVGEMVTSLDMAGVSLTLFWLDDEMEQRWKAPADTPAYRKGSVAAAEALDPAELEAMERQEIPPASEASRQLAKGVVSALETLVATVDAHAEELGRIDSIAGDGDHGIGMQRGSKACLEAAREALAEGAGAQTVLSFAAERWADRAGGTSGAIWGVILSSIGEALGNDLPLNVDRLVRGVSAASDNVMSFGKAVPGDKTLVDVLVPFAEAVAEHAADGVAVTWERAAQRAEEAAQATAELLPRVGRARPLAEKSLGTPDAGATSLALIVTALVPVIQRCS